A genomic region of Chaetodon auriga isolate fChaAug3 chromosome 11, fChaAug3.hap1, whole genome shotgun sequence contains the following coding sequences:
- the LOC143328448 gene encoding indoleamine 2,3-dioxygenase 2-like — translation METNGKEALQADFDAFDISEELGFLLEDPLTNLPDYYRIWLDLANNLTHLTESRKLRDLVHKMPVLSPHLLSNHRELRLAHLALGFISMAYVWQEGQHAPAQILPKALAWPFWLVSRRLGLPPIVTYADSVLANWKLKDRTKDMEIGNLDVIFSFPGGESCRGFFIVSLLVEMAASSGVMGALEVMRAMKISDLTGIQNGLVKVTQSLKKMKETFKLMHSHVDPTTFHGTLRIFVSGWRDNPMLPRGLLYEGVSNEPIFLSGSSAAQSSAIQCFDALLCIQHEEETGAFLTRMRDYMPPSHRQLVETLSVCPSLRDFILSHPSSDLCQAYNSCVSALVDLRSYHLNTVTKYIIVPGNLARTMCCPLRGVGTALNASGTGGSSLMVFLKNVRKNTQKKIISERASRETEI, via the exons aCTAACCTTCCAGACTATTATCGGATATGGTTGGACCTGGCAAATAATCTCACACATCTGACAGAATCACGTAAACTACGGGATCTGGTTCACAAG ATGCCGGTCTTGAGTCCCCATCTCTTGAGCAACCATCGGGAGCTCAGGCTGGCTCACCTGGCGCTGGGATTCATCAGCATGGCATATGTATGGCAAGAAGGACAACATGCACCTGCTCAG ATTCTTCCAAAAGCCCTGGCCTGGCCTTTCTGGCTGGTGTCTCGCAGGCTCGGCCTTCCACCCATCGTGACTTATGCAGATTCAGTTTTAGCCAACTGGAAACTAAAGGATCGTACAAA GGATATGGAAATAGG GAACTTGGACGTGATATTTTCCTTTCCTGGTGGCGAGAGTTGCAGGGGATTTTTCATAGTGTCATTGTTGGTGGAGATGGCTGCCAGTTCAGGCGTAATG GGGGCTCTGGAGGTGATGCGTGCTATGAAAATCTCGGACCTCACCGGCATACAGAACGGTCTCGTCAAAGTAACTCAGTCtttgaagaagatgaaggaaacTTTCAAACTCATGCATA GTCATGTGGATCCAACTACGTTTCATGGAACATTGAGAATTTTTGTCTCagg GTGGCGAGACAACCCCATGCTTCCAAGGGGGCTGTTGTATGAAGGCGTGAGCAATGAGCCAATTTTCTTATCAGGCTCAAGTGCAGCCCAGAGTTCAGCCATTCAGTGCTTTGATGCTTTGCTGTGCATCCAGCATGAGGAAGAGACAG GAGCCTTCTTGACACGCATGAGGGATTACATGCCTCCTTCTCACCGTCAGCTGGTAGAaacgctgtctgtctgtccatctctgcGAGACTTCATCCTGTCCCACCCCAGCTCTGATCTCTGCCAGGCCTACAACTCCTGTGTCTCAGCGCTGGTGGATTTACGGAGCTATCACCTCAACACTGTGACCAAGTACATCATCGTGCCTGGTAATCTCGCTCGCACCATGTGCTGCCCACTCAGAGGGGTGGGCACTGCGCTGAACGCCTCAGGGACAGGTGGATCCAGCCTAATGGTCTTCCTCAAGAATGTTCGtaaaaacacccaaaaaaaaattatttcagAGAGGGCGTCAAGAGAAACTGAAATATAA